A region from the Vicia villosa cultivar HV-30 ecotype Madison, WI linkage group LG3, Vvil1.0, whole genome shotgun sequence genome encodes:
- the LOC131661315 gene encoding uncharacterized protein LOC131661315, which produces MFEMGAHEETLVEAALRVLNTADPFEKARLGDSVASRWLDGSIAEPYKPSIDLHVPDRPARLSSVKLVPPGLMPKLGKAGSLQSRVNIVHSLTHTESWAVDLSWDIIARFGKQEAMPREFFTDFVKVAQDEGRHFTLLAARLKELGSDYGALPAHDGLWDSASATSKDLLSRLAIEHCVHEARGLDVLPTTISRFRNGDDDTTADLLETVVYPEEITHCAAGVKWFKYLCQRSGNLASEQENYAVENGTTTEENEVISKFHKIVRTYFRGPLKPPFNEAARKAAGFGPEWYEPLAVKVPNAQ; this is translated from the exons ATGTTTGAGATGGGGGCCCACGAAGAAACCTTGGTGGAAGCAGCGCTCCGAGTTCTCAACACCGCCGACCCGTTCGAGAAGGCGCGACTCGGTGACTCAGTGGCTTCCCGGTGGCTCGATGGCTCCATCGCCGAACCCTACAAACCTTCTATCGACCTTCACGTCCCTGATCGCCCAGCAAGGCTATCCAGC GTGAAGTTAGTGCCTCCGGGTCTCATGCCGAAGCTTGGTAAAGCAGGAAGCTTGCAAAGCAGGGTAAACATTGTACATAGCCTTACTCACACTGAAAGCTGGGCTGTTGACCTCTCTTGG GATATAATAGCTCGTTTCGGTAAGCAAGAGGCAATGCCTAGAGAATTCTTTACAGATTTCGTAAAGGTAGCTCAGGATGAAGGGAGACACTTCACTCTTCTTGCTGCGCGACTTAAGGAGTTAGGTTCTGATTATGGAGCACTACCAGCTCACGATGGCCTTTGGGATTCTGCCAGTGCTACTTCTAAGGATTTATTATCACGATTAGCAATTGAACATTGCGTCCACGAG GCCAGAGGACTTGATGTGTTGCCTACAACAATCTCACGATTTCGCAATGGTGACGATGACACTACAGCAGACTTACTTGAAACTGTAGTTTATCCAGAAGAAATTACACATTGTGCTGCCGGAGTCAAATGGTTCAAGTATCTATGTCAGAGGTCTGGAAATCTAGCCTCAGAGCAAGAAAATTATGCAGTGGAAAATGGAACAACAACAGAGGAGAATGAAGTGATTTCAAAGTTTCATAAAATAGTGAGGACATATTTCAGAGGACCTTTAAAACCACCTTTTAATGAGGCAGCAAGAAAAGCTGCTGGATTTGGTCCTGAATGGTATGAACCTCTTGCTGTTAAAGTGCCCAATGCACAATAA